The segment GGACGGCGACATCACCGGGGACGCCGTGCGCCTGGCCGCCCGGGTCCGGACCGCGGGCGGCACCGTCGTCGCCGCGGGCGGCTGCTTCGACCTGCTGCACGCCGGTCACGTCGCCCTCCTGCAGGCCGCGCGCCGGGCCGGCGACTGCCTGATCGTCTGCATGAACTCCGACGACTCCGTGCGCCGTCGCAAGGGCACCGGCCGCCCCCTGGTGCCCGCCGCCGACCGGGTCCGGGTGCTGCGCGCCCTGGAGTGCGTCGACGCGGTCGCCGTGTTCGACGAGGACACGCCCGAACGCGTCCTCGGCGAACTCCGCCCGCACATCTGGGCCAAGGGCGGCGACTACGCCCGCACCGACCTGCCCGAACAGCCCCTGGTGGAGAGCTGGGGCGGCCAGGTCCTCCTGCTGCCCTACCTCGACGGCCGTTCCACCACGGGCCTCGCCCGCCGCGCCGCCCTGGCACCGGCCCCGGCCCCGGCCACAGGACGTACGACATGATCGCCAGGTCCTCCGCAAGCCTCCCGGTTCCGTCGGCCGCGAGAGGGGTCCGGTATGGCACCGGAGCGTCTGCCGTGGCGGTGGTTCGGCCGTGCGTGGCCCCCGGCGGGCCGGATGCGGTGGCGAGTGGTTTTGCTTCGGTGCCCGGTGTGCCGCGCATGGCACATGGCCGGTTGTCCGGGGCGCGGGCCTGTCCCGTATGCCTCTCGACCGGGCCGGTGCGGCGTGTCGCGGTTCTCTCCGGATCAACCGGCCCGCGGCGCGCGGCACTTGTCCGAGGGGGCATCCGCGCCGCCCGGCCCGGTGCGCCGCCCGGCATGCGCGCACCGGCCGGCACGCGGCACCCGACCAGCCACCCCGCCCCATGCATCGGAGGGCCCACTCGGTGACCCACACCCCGCCCCATCCCCCGACCGTCCTGGTGCTGCGTGCGCTGGGTCTCGGTGACCTGCTGGCCGGTGTGCCCGCGTTGCGGGGCATCCGCCGGGCCTTCCCGGACCACCGGATCCTGCTCGCCCTGCCCCCGGGCCTGACCGAGCCGGCCCTGGACACCGGGGCGATCGACGCCGTGTTCCCGGCCGAGGCCCCCGGGCGGGCGGTGCCGTCCCTCACCCACTGGACCGGCCCACCGCCCGACCTGGCCGTCGACCTGCACGGCAACGGCCCCGAGAGCCGCGACGCCCTCGCCGCCGTGCACCCGCGCAGACTGCTCGCCCACGCCAGCCCGGACGGCCCGCCCTGGCAGGCACAGGCCCACGAACGGGACCGCTGGTGCGCCTTCCTGAAGGCCTACGGCATCCCGGCCGACCCCCTGGACCTGCGTCTGCCCCGGCCCGCGAACCGGTCCCGGGCGCCCGGCGCCGTGGTCGTGCACCCCGGCGCGGCCTCCGGCTCCCGCCGCTGGCCGGGGGAGCGGTTCGCCGCCGTCGTGGGCCACCTGCGCGCGGCCGGACTCCATGTGGTGCTCACCGGCGGCCCCGGCGAGGAGGCCCTGGTGCGTTCGGTCGCCGAACGCGGCGGACTGGACGCCGGGGACGTGTTCGCCGGCGGCCTTCCCTACCGGGAACTGTCCGCGCTGGTCGCCGAGGCGTCCCTGGTGCTCAGCGGCGACACCGGACTGGCGCATCTCGCGGTCGCCCACGGCACCCGCTCCGTCACCCTGTTCGGCCCCGTCTCCCCGAGCCTGTGGGGTCCGCCCCCGAGCCCCGGCCACCTGGCCCTGTGGAAGCCCGGCCCGCCCGGCGATCCGCACGGCCGCACTCCCGACGCCCGGCTGCTGCGCATCCGCTCGGCGGAGGTCACGGCGGCCTGCCTGACGCTGCTCCGGCCGGCCGACGGCGGGCGGCGAGCCGGACCGGAGGTGGCGCGTGTCCGCTGAACCCGCGACCGGCCTCTCCCGCAGGACCGCCGCCGCCGGCGACCCGCGGACCACCGTCGCCGTCATCACCCGCGACCGGCCGGCCAGCCTGCTGCGCACCCTCGACGCGCTGGCCGCCTTGCCCGAGCGGCCACCGGTCATCGTCGTCGACAACTCCCGCGACGGCAGCACCCGCAGGCTCGTGCGCGGCCACCCGGCCCTCACCCGCCTGCTGCGGCCCGCCGAGAACACCGGTGCCCTCGGCCGCAACCTCGCCGTCCGGCACGCCCGCACCCCCTACGTCGCCTTCAGTGACGACGACTCCTGGTGGGAACCGGGCAGCCTCGGCCGCGCCGCCGACCTCCTCGACCGCCACCCTCGGCTCGGCCTGCTCGCCGCCCGCACCCTGGTCGGTGACGAGGCCGCCGACGACCCGCTCAACGCGCTCCTCGCCGACTCGCCGCTGCCCCCGGAGCCGGACCTGCCCGGCCGTCCGGTGCTCGGCTTCCTCGCCTGCGCCACGGTGGTGCGCCGCGAGGCCTTCCTCGGCGTCGGCGGCTTCCACCCGCTGCTCTTCTTCGGCGGCGAGGAGACCCTGCTCGCCTACGACCTCGCCGCCCGGGGCTGGGGCGTCGCCTACGTGCCCGCCCTGCGCGCCCGGCACCACCCGGAGACCGACGGCCGTACCGGTCGTCCCTTCCTCGTCCGGCGCAACCATGTGCTGACCACCTGTCTGCGCCGACCCTGGTCCGTGGTCCTGCGGGCCGGCACCGGGCTCGCCGCGGCGGCCGCGGCAGGCCGGCCCGGTGCGCGCCGTGCCCTGAAGGAGACCCTCCTGCGGCTCCCGGCCGCCCTGGCCCGCCGCCGCACCCTGCCCCCGCACGTCGAACAGGCCGCCCGCCTCCTCGACCGCCAGTCCGCCGGACGCCCGCGGGAAGGCTCCGCCCGATGACCCGGACCGGGCCCGACGACCGTACGACCGTCGTCGTGATCACCCACGACCGCCGCGCCGAACTGCTGCGCACCCTCACGCAGCTGCGCCGGCTGCCCGAACGCCCGCACGTGGTCGTCACCGACAACGCCTCGTTCGACGGCACCGCCGAAGCCGTCGCCCGTGACTTCCCCGAGGTGACCCTGCTGCGCCCGGACCGCAACCTGGGGGCCGTCGGCCGCAACCTCGCCGTCCGGCACGTGCGCACGCCCTACGTCGCCTTCTGCGACGACGACACCTGGTGGGAGCCCGGCAGCCTGCGGCGCGCCGCCGACCTGCTCGACGGCCGGCCCCGGCTCGCCGCCGTCACCGCGCGGATCGTGGTGGAACCGGACGGCACCGAGGACCCCGTCGTACGCGAGCTGCGCGAGTCCCCGCTGCCCGGACCCGACTGGCTCCCCGGACCGGCCCTGGGCTCCTTCCTCGCGGGCGCCACCGTGCTGCGCACCGAGGCCTTCCGGGCCGGCGGCGGCTTCCATCCCGGCCTGTGGCTCGGCGGCGAGGAGGAGCTGCTCGCCTGCGACCTGCTCCGCCAGGGCTGGTGGCTGGCCTACGCGGAGGACCTCACCGTCCACCACCACGCCTCCCGGCTGCGCGACAGCACGGCCCGCCGTGTGCTCGGGATCCGCAACACCCTGTGGTTCACCTGGCTGCGCCGCCCGCTGCTGCCGGCGCTGCGCCGCACCGGGTATCTGCTGCGCACCGTGCCCCGGGACATCGCCTCCGCGCGCGCCTTCGCCCATGCCACCGCAGGGCTGCCGTGGGTGCTGCGCCAGCGCGACCCGGTGCCGCCCGAGCTGGAACGCCGGCTGGCGGCGCTGGAGCGGGCCCGCCGGACCTCACCCGCCCGGCGGTATGTCGGCTGAACCGCCCCGGGGGTGCGACACGCCCGGGCAGAATCGTTGCGTCAGGCCTGGCGCGGGGGCACAGTGAACTCCCCGGTCAAGACGCGGCTGGCTGATCCTTCCCCATCGAGGAAGCCCGATGTCCATGGAAAAAGGTCAGCTGTCCCGTGCCCGGGGCCGCCCCGGCGGCCCGGCGCCGCTGCTCCTGCAGACCGTGCACGAGCACCGGCCCGAGGCCGGCGCCGTCAGCGTCCTGAAGGCGCGGGGCACCGTCGACGCCAGCAACGCCGTGGAGTTCTCCGAGACCCTCGCAGAGCACATCGCCGTCGCCGACCGGGCCGGCGAACACGCCGTACTCGACATGACGGAGGTGTACCTCGCCTGCGCGGCCGCGGTGCGGGCCGTGGACCGGGCCACCGGGGTCCTGGCCTTCTCCGGCCGCGCCCTGCCCGTCGTACAGCCCCGGCCGCATGTGCGGGACGCGCTGCGCGCCGCGGGACTGCCGGGCGTGCGGGTGCACGCCACCATGGCGTCCGCCCTGAACTCCCTTCAGGCCCGCAGACGGGCCGGCCCTCGGCCCGGCGGCACCGATTGGTGAGCACGACGGCCCGTCCCGTCCGGCGCGGTGGCCGGGGCGGCCGGAGGCCGGTCCCGTACCGTGCGGCGTGGTCGGGAAGAGGCCGCCCGAGTTCGTCGCACCGTCATGCCCGGGTGATGCCATGAACCCCCCTTCGTCCTCCGACGCGTCCGCCGCCCCGGCACCGCTCGTCATCGAGTCGTCCGTCGTCGAGGGGCTGCCCGCCGAGGCGGCGCTGCTGCTGCGGATGTCCGGCAGCCTCGACGCCGCGGGCGCCCAGGCCTGGGCGGCGGAGCTGCGCAGCCACCTCGAACAGGCGGACCGCGCGGGGCTGCGGCCCGTCCTGGACATGGCCCATGTGCAGCTCGGCGGTGCCGCCGTGCTGCACACGCTCAGCGAGGCGGCCCGGGCGCGCACCGGACGCCCGGACCTGATCATCGTCCGCGCCCGGCCGGGGGTGCGCGAGGCGGTGCACCTCGCCCGCCTGGACGGGGTCCGGCTCTTCGCCACGCTCGACGAGGCCATGCGGGAGCTGGCCCGGGCCGCCTCACGGGTGGATGAGCTGCCCGCCTGGCGGTCGCAGATGGCGGATCCGCTGCGGCCCAGCTACGAGGACCTGCGCAAGGAGGTCCGTGCGCTGCGCGCCCGGGTGCGCACCGCCCCGGTCATCGGCATGGCACAGGGGGTGCTGATGGTCCGCTACGGCCTGCCGGACTCGGGCACCGCCTTCCGGGCGCTGCGCGAGGCCTCCCAGCGGTTCAACGTGCCGTTGCGCGTCCTCGTCTCCGCCGTGGTCGTGGCCCGGCCACCGGACGGCGAGGTGTGGTTCCCGGGCCGCCGTTCCCTGCCCGTGCCGCAGCTGCGGATCCTGGCCCGCGACGGCCGCGACCCCCGCTACCGGCGGCAGATGATCGACGCCGTGCTGCACGAGGCGCTGGCCATCGGGCGGGCGCCCGCCGGCCATGTACGGTTCGTGGACCCGGCCGTGAACGCGCTGATGCTGGAGACCCACTACGGCTGCGCGGACACGTTTCTCGACCTGCTGGTGCGCGGCCGGGACGAGGGCACGGCCGACGCGCTCGCCCGGCTGCGCGGACACCGGGTGAGCGTGCCCGACGTGGCCGCCGACACGCTGCTCTCCGAGGAGGCCCGGCGCGCCCTGCTGAGCACGGGCGCCCGTGCCCTGCAGAGCATCCCCGTCCTGTCCGCGGCCGGCTCCTGCACCGGCGTGATCACCCTGCAGTGGCCCGAGGCGGGGCACCGCCCGACCGCCGCCCAGGCCGAGGCGCTCGGTCTGCTGGCCTCCGACACGGCCGCGTGGCTGAGCTGGTACCACCGCTCGGTGCTCCTCGACGCGCTCGAACACCTCCACCGGACGGTGACCGGCTCCGCCGGGCCCGCCGAGGACGCCCGGGGTGACCCGCGGCGTCCTGGGAACCCGGACGCCGTAGACACCCCGCACCACCCGGAGGGAGTCCGGCGCATGTCCAATCCACAGCAGCCCGAACAGCGGCGCAGTGACAAGGGAGCCGCCACCCCGCAGGACAGCGGCCAGACGAAGGCCCGGCAGGGAACCGGGCGCGCCGCGGGCGGGCGCCCGCACGGCTCGGACAAGGGGAAGAAAGGCGGCGGCAAGGGCGGAGGAGTACCTCCGGAACAACGGCCCGATCACCCTTGACCGGTCACCCTCGACCGTGAGGATCACCGTTCGTGGCGCACTGTCGGGGGACTCGCCCCGCCCTGGGGCACTACTCTCACCGGCATGCGCATCTCCGTCTCCTCCGACATGGACGAACCCGTGGCCCGTCTCCTCCTCGACGAGCTGAGGAGGCGCGGCCACGACGTCCGCGCGCACGGCGCGCTGCGCCCCGGCGCCGACGCGCAGTGGGCGGCGTGCTCGGAGGCGGCCGCGCGGGACGTCGCGGAGGGGACCGCCGATCAGGCCGTGGTGTGCTGCTGGACCGGCACGGGCGCGTCCATCGCGGCCAACAAGGTGCCCGGCGTCCGCGCGGCGCTGTGCACGGACGCGGTCACGGCGGACGGCGCGCGCCGCTGGAACGACGCCAACGTCCTCGCGCTGAGTCTGCGCCTGACCTCCGAACCCCTGCTGAAGGAGATCCTCGACGCCTGGTTCGCCGGTGAGCCCAGCCAGGACCCCCAGGACCGGCAGAACGTGGCCCGCGTCGGCCGCCTGGACGCCGCCCGGGGTTCATAGGGGGCGTACGGCGGTCCGGCGCGGGCCGGGCCGGCTGGAGTGGCTTGCGGGAGGTTCGGTCGTGTCGGTGTCGGGGCTCAGTTGTGTCGGGGCCGGGGCTCAGTGGGCGCCGAGTCCGCCGCCGCCGAACGAGCCGCTGGAACCCCGGCTCCAGCGCGGACGCTCCTTCGACGCGCTCGGCTTGGAGTCCTGGTTCCTCAGGTCGTAAGGGGTGAGCGGCCGGCCGCCCTTGGGGGTCTGGGGTACCTCCTCGTACTCCCTGTTCTGCCGCACCTCGCGCACCGGGCCGTCCGGCGGCAGTGTGGGCTGTTCCTCGGGCCGGGGCCGGGGGGACTCGCGGTACCTGACGCGGGACGTCATCCAGAAGCCGCCGGCGAGCAGCGCCAGGACGGCCATGGCCACGATGAACAGGACGAGGCTCATCAGGCCGCTCGCTGCGGCCAGCTGCATCGATGCGGTGTTCATAGGACAGGGATACCCCGCACAGAACCGGACGAACCGGACACTATAGGTGACCGCTGGCCGACGGACGGCGACGTGCCTTCCGCTGTGCGTCGACCTGCCTCCGCTGCCGGTCCGTCCGGGCGGGCCGGGGTGCCGATCCGGTCCCGCACAGTGGTTTGCGGCCCTGTGCCCCGGCTACCCGCACCGTGTGACATCGCCGACTTCTCAGCAGCTCTACCGGTTCCTGGAGGACCGCTTCGCCTGCGCCCAGGCGTGCACGGAGTGCGCCCGGGCCTGTGCGGTGCGCGCGAGCCTGGTCGACCCGGACGGCACCGAGCGTCATGAGCGGGTGCGCAGGCTGGGCATCATGTGTGCCGAGGTCTGTGACGCCACCTGCCATGTGCTGTGCGAGGAGAGCCGGCAGGACGAGGACGAGATCCGGGTCCGGCTGGAGTGGTGCCGCTCGGTCTGCCTGGAGTGCGCCCGCACCTTCGACGAGCAGCCCGGCGCCGAGTCGGCGGCGGCCGCCTGCCGCACCTGCGCCGACGCCTGCTCCGAGTTCCTGCGAAGCCTCGCCTGACCGGTACCCCGCGGAATTTCCCCGGGCGCGTCATTCCCTATTTCTGAAACACGTTCTACGGTGTGCGCCGTCAGGACCACCCTTGGGGAGCCTGGAGGCGCCGTGCATCTCGACCACACGCCCGAGCAGCAGCGACTGCGCGCCGAACTGCGCGCCTACTTCGCCGCGCTGGTCCCGGACCACGCCTATGCCCGGTACGCCGACCCGGTGGCCCAGAAACGGTTCTACCGGGACACCATCCGCCGACTCGGCACGGACGGCTGGCTGGGTGTCGGCTGGCCGAAGGAGTACGGCGGGCGCGGCATGACCGCGATGGAGCAGTTCATCTTCTTCGACGAGGCCGCGCAGGCCGGCGTACCGCTGCCGCTGATGGCGCTGAACACGGTCGGCCCGACCCTGATGCGGTACGGCACCGAGGAACAGAAGCTGTACTTCCTGCCGCGCATCCTCTCCGGTGAGATCGACTTCGCGATCGGCTACAGCGAGCCCGACGCCGGCACGGACCTGGCCTCCCTGAAGACCAGGGCCGAACGCGACGGCGACGAGTACGTCGTCAACGGGCAGAAGATCTGGACGACCAACGGCGACACCGCCGACTGGGTGTGGCTGGCCGTCCGCACCGACCCCGCCGCCCCGCCCCACAAGGGCATCACCATGCTGCTGGTGCCGACCTCCGACCCGGGCTACTCCTGCTCGCTCATCAACACGCTCGCCTCGCACGACACCACCGCGAGCTACTACGAGAACATCCGCGTCCCCGTCTCCCGTCGCGTCGGCGAGGAGAACCAGGGCTGGCGGCTGATCACCAACCAGCTCAACCACGAACGCGTCACCCTCGCCGCGCACGGCACCATGGCCATCCGCGCCCTGTACGACGTGCAGCGCTGGGCCATGGAGACCAAGCTCGCCGACGGCCGCCGGGTCGCGGACCTGCCCTGGGTACGCCGGCTGCTCGCCCGCACCCACACCCGGCTCGACGCGCTGAAGCTGCTCAACTGGCAGATGATCAGCGCCGTCGAGGACGGCACGCTCACCCCGCAGGACGCCTCCGCCGTCAAGGTCTACGGCTCCGAGGCCCGCCGGGACGCCTACGCGTGGCTCATGGAGATCGTCGCCGCGGCCGGCCCGCTCAAGGAGGGCTCGGCGGGCGCGGTCCTCCACGGCGAACTGGAGCGCGGCTATCGCTCGGCGGTCATCTTCACCTTCGGCGGCGGCAACAACGAGATCCAGCGCGAGATCATCTCCTGGATCGGCCTGGGGATGCCCAGGGTGCGGCGCTAGCACGTTGTGACCACAGACCTTAGTTGTCACATACCGAGGATAGTTGGCACCGTGATTCTGTGGGATCAGGATGACGGCCGAGCCGTGATGCGGCAGTTGGCACTTCGCCGCGAGCACTGGAAACGCCGTCGACTGCGACTTCGCGGCGATGGCGGCTCCAACTCAAGATCGAGAACTTACCGCCTGCCAGGCTGAAGTTCTCCGCTGGCGCCGCGTCCGAGGTGCCCGTGGGCGTACACCATCGGCAGCGGCCGTTCTGGCGGGGATCTTGGAGATGCCGTTCGCGGACTCGAGGGCGGTGGATGACTGAGCCCTGCTGCCCTCTCGTCAGGTGACGTCCTCGAAGCGGGTGTGCGCATCGATCAGTTGGTGCAGGGGGCGGGCCGGCTCGCGATAGCGCGGCAACGTGGGCGGGCCCCATCCCTGGTAGGGCGGCAGCTCCGGCTTGGCACCGGCCGGGCGGGCGATCTCCTTGGGCTCGACAGCGACGATGTAGGACCAGCCGCGTTCCTCCAGGGCCAGGCGGAAGCAGACACTGCGGCCGTATCCGCAGTCGGCCACAATCACCGGCACCGACGGAAGCCAACCCGCCAGCCTCTCCAGCAGCCCCAGGGTCAGGCGGGGCTTGGGCACATGCCCCACCTCATCGGGCACGCCCGCAGCCGTGCGACGCCGTGTGAAGTGCGCCCGTTCCTCGGGTAGGAACAATTCCCATTCCAGTGGGCAGGAGGCGGTATCCGTGGCCGTATGCACACTGACGGCGACCTGGCAGGTTGCCCGCTTCCCCAGTGCCCCGCAGTACTGCCGGGCCACCCCCACCGACGCCCGCCCGCACTTGGGAAACGCGACGTCGTCGATGACCCACACCTCGGGCTTGACGACCTGGACCAGCCGCTCGGCGATCCGCCGCCGCACCGGCGTCCACTGCCACGGCGACTGGTTGACGAACTGCTCCAGGGCCTACATGTTCCCGTCCGGCAGCCGCTGCGCCATCGGCTGGATCGACTTGCACCGGCCGTCCAGCATCAGCCCCCGCAGATAGCAATCGCTCTACATCGCAGGCATCTTCCTTTGGTCCGCACGATGATCCAAACGAAAGTCCCTAGGTGCGACTGGCCAGCCGGAAGGCGACGTGGGGAGTGTCTGCGATGACTGTGTAGGGCACTTCTTGCTCCGTGCCGCGTCCGCCGAGCACGCACCTGGTCACCGGGAATGCCTCGAAGCGCGGTGAACTCCAGCCTCTGGCGGGCCGCGGACCGGGTCCGCTCCGCTCGGGGCGTGCGTCGGCGCTACGGGGCGGTGGGACGCGGGGCGGGTGAGGGCGAAGAGGTAGCCGCGTTCGTCGTCGAGACGCAGGGCGTGGGGGACGGAGGGACGGCTTCGGAGAGGTGCGGGTGGCGGCCCTGCTCCAGGCGGGTGTAGCGGGTGGTGACACACGCCAGGGGCGCGACCTCCTCACGGCTTGGGCACCCGGCGCGCCCCGCGCCCGGAGGCAGTCCGGCGGTGTCTGGGGTGAGGAGGGCGCGACGGGAGCGGAGAAAGTCGCCGAGTTCGCCGTTGTACCCCATTCCTCAGGTATTGGAGGCGCGTGGGACTGTGTGCGGTGCGAGGATGACCCAGACCACGCTCAGGTGGCCGGTGCGGTAGAGGGCGGGGCCGTCGTCCCCCGGACCACGAGGTGTGGAGCCACCACCTGTTCCCCGGTACCGGTGTCGCGACCGTCCAGGCGTGCGATGGCCCGGTCCACGGCGAGGTGGGCGAGGCGGGGGATGTCCTGCCCGACGGTGGTGAGGTCGATATGGGCCAGGCGGGCCAGATGGCTGTCGTCGAAGCCGACGACGGAGATGGCGCCGGGGACGGGAATGCCGCTGCGGAGGAAGACATCGAGGACACCGGTCGCGCAGCGGTCGTTGAAGGCGAGGACCGCGGTGGGGCGCGGGTGGGAGGCGGCGAGAACCTGGGCGGCCTCGGCGCCCTCTGCCTCGGTGAGGCCCCCGGGCACGACGCGGATGTGCTCGGTGAGACCGTGGCGGCTCATGGCGGTGCGGTAGCCGCGTCGCCGGTCGGCTGCGCCGGGTGCCTTGCCGCCGTCGATGTGGGCGATGGCGCGGTGGCCCAGCGCCACGAGGTGGTCGACCGCCTGGCGGGCGCCCTTGTCGTCGGCGGTCCGTACGACCTCGAGGCCGGGGACGGGTGGCCGCAGGTGGCGGGCCACAGAGACGACCGGCAATTGCCCGGCGAGCTCCGTCAGCCGTGAGGCGGGGGCCTGTGGGCCCAGCAGGATCAGCGCCTCGCAGCGGTCGTCGAGCAGGGTTTCGACGGCACGCTGCTCACCCCGTCCGGCGCTCACGGCGCTCAGCGCGATCTGGTATCCGGCTGGTTCGGCGGTGGCGTAGATGCCCTCCACCAGGTCGGCGTGGAAGGGATGCTGGAGGCCGAACTGCACGCCGAGCAGGTGGGAGCGGTGGCTGCGCAGCAGTCTCGCCCGGGCGTCCGGGCGGTAGCCGATCTCCCGCGCGGCCTCCAGGACACGCTCGCGGGTGGCGGCGCTGGCCCCCTTCGCCCCGCGCATCACGATGGAGGCCAGCGCGGTGGACACGCCTGCCCGCGTCGCCAGGTCGGCGAGCGTCGGCCGCTTCCCGTCCGGGACCGCCGGGGTCGCAGGCATGCTGTCCTCTCCTGGTCGGTCTCGTCTGTTGGGGACCGATTGTAGAACGTTCCACGTGGGCGTTGCTTCAGGAGGGGGCTCGGCAACGGCACGGTGACGGGAGAGGTACGACCCTGGCGGCGGCCGCTCGGGCTGGAGAAGGCGCCGCCGAGTCGGCGTCGTGTGCTCGGTGCTACGGCCGCACTGTCACCGGGCTCTCCCTGACGTCACCCACGCTGACCGCACCGCCCGTGGCGATCGAACCGATCGCGGCGAGGGCGATGCCCAGCGCGGCCCGAGCGTCCTCGCCGGTCACCGACGGAGCACGCTTGTCCCGGACGCTGTCGGTGAACTCGGCCAGTTCGGCAACGTAGGCCGCGTGGAAGAGATCCTGGTCGTAGCTGACGCACTCGGCGGCAGCGCCGGCCGCACCGTAGGACGTGAGGTGGCTGCTGCGCAGATCACCCAGGGTGAGCATGCCGGTCGAGCCCTTGACCTCACCGCGGACGTCATAGCCGTACACCGCCTGGAAGTTGGCCTCCGCCGTGGCGATGGCGCCGTTGTCGAAGCGGATCGTCACCACGGCCGTGTCGAGCAGTCCGTGGTCCTTGAAGTCGGGCCGGACCAGGGCGTCGGCCATGGCGAAGACCTCGACGGGCTCTGAGCCGGGGTTGAGGTAGCGCAGGACGTCGAAGTCGTGGATGAGCGTCTCCAGGAAGATCGTCCATGGCGGGATGCGCGACGGGTCGTGCAGGTTGGGGTCCCGGGTGAGGGAACGCAGCAGCTGCGGGGTACCGATGTCACCGGCGGTGATCTTCTCGTGGGCGGCGCGGAAGCCGACGTCGAAGCGGCGGTTGAAGCCCACCTGGAGCACCACGCCCGCCTCATGTGCGGCGGTGATGGCGCGGTCGGCTTCGTCGAGGGTGACGGCCATCGGCTTCTCGCAGAAGACCGACTTGCCGGCGCGTGCTGCGGCCTCGATGAGTCCGGCGTGGGTGCGGGCGGGCGTGACGATCACGACCGCCTCGATCTCGGGGTCGTCGAGCAGGTCACCGATCTCCGTGTACGTCTTGGGGCAGCCGAGACGATCGGCCAGAGCCTTCGCGGCCCCGGGTGCGGGATCGGCAATGGCGGCCAGCCGTACCCCGGGGAGGCGGCGGGCCAGGGTCTCGGCGTGGAAGGAGCCCATGCGTCCGGCGCCGATGAGGCCGACCGCGAGGGACTGGGGGGAGGTCATGGCACATACTCCGTGATCTACGTCGTGGCTTCGGTGGTGGCGGCTGCCGTGGTGCGCGGACGCGAGGGCGGGGCAGATGTCCCGCGGCCGCTCCTGTCAGACGGTGAAGGCGGCCCGGAAGCGTTCCAGAGCGGCCTCGCTGTCGCTGGATGCCCATGCCTCCATGGCGACGGTGCCGTCGTAGCCGATGTCTGCGAGGGTGCGGGCGACGGCCGGGTAGTTGATCTCTCCCGTGCCGGGTTCGCAGCGGCCCGGCACGTCCGCCACCTGGATCTCACCGATGAGTCCCGCGCCGTGGGCGCGGCGCACCAGCTCGATCAGATTCCCCTCGCCGATCTGGGCGTGGTACAGGTCCAGGTTCATGCGCAGACCGGGCCGGTTCACGGCGGCAACCAGCGCCAGGGTGTCGGCAGCCTTCGCGAAGGGCACCCCGGGGTGATCGACGGCGGTGTTGAGATTCTCCAGGGTGAAAATGACCCCGGCGTTCTCGCCGAGCTCGGCGATCCGGGTGAGTGTGCGGTGCGCGGCCATCCACATCGCGCCGGTGGGCTCCCCGGGTACCGGCACCACGGGCAGCCCCTGGCCGTCCAGACCGGTTCCGTGGAGGTTCAGGCGAGTGCAGCCCAGGTGCTCGGCCGCCTTGAGTGACTCCTCGGCCGTGCGCAGCAGTTCGGCGGCGCCGTCGTCATCCGTGAGGCTGCCGCTCACGTACCCCGTCATC is part of the Streptomyces puniciscabiei genome and harbors:
- a CDS encoding TIM barrel protein, translating into MYALAVCAEMVFRDLPIEERARRIHEAGFQVEIWDWTNHDLDALARSSAEIVSMTGYVSGSLTDDDGAAELLRTAEESLKAAEHLGCTRLNLHGTGLDGQGLPVVPVPGEPTGAMWMAAHRTLTRIAELGENAGVIFTLENLNTAVDHPGVPFAKAADTLALVAAVNRPGLRMNLDLYHAQIGEGNLIELVRRAHGAGLIGEIQVADVPGRCEPGTGEINYPAVARTLADIGYDGTVAMEAWASSDSEAALERFRAAFTV
- a CDS encoding acyl-CoA dehydrogenase family protein is translated as MHLDHTPEQQRLRAELRAYFAALVPDHAYARYADPVAQKRFYRDTIRRLGTDGWLGVGWPKEYGGRGMTAMEQFIFFDEAAQAGVPLPLMALNTVGPTLMRYGTEEQKLYFLPRILSGEIDFAIGYSEPDAGTDLASLKTRAERDGDEYVVNGQKIWTTNGDTADWVWLAVRTDPAAPPHKGITMLLVPTSDPGYSCSLINTLASHDTTASYYENIRVPVSRRVGEENQGWRLITNQLNHERVTLAAHGTMAIRALYDVQRWAMETKLADGRRVADLPWVRRLLARTHTRLDALKLLNWQMISAVEDGTLTPQDASAVKVYGSEARRDAYAWLMEIVAAAGPLKEGSAGAVLHGELERGYRSAVIFTFGGGNNEIQREIISWIGLGMPRVRR
- a CDS encoding Gfo/Idh/MocA family oxidoreductase, whose product is MTSPQSLAVGLIGAGRMGSFHAETLARRLPGVRLAAIADPAPGAAKALADRLGCPKTYTEIGDLLDDPEIEAVVIVTPARTHAGLIEAAARAGKSVFCEKPMAVTLDEADRAITAAHEAGVVLQVGFNRRFDVGFRAAHEKITAGDIGTPQLLRSLTRDPNLHDPSRIPPWTIFLETLIHDFDVLRYLNPGSEPVEVFAMADALVRPDFKDHGLLDTAVVTIRFDNGAIATAEANFQAVYGYDVRGEVKGSTGMLTLGDLRSSHLTSYGAAGAAAECVSYDQDLFHAAYVAELAEFTDSVRDKRAPSVTGEDARAALGIALAAIGSIATGGAVSVGDVRESPVTVRP
- a CDS encoding LacI family DNA-binding transcriptional regulator, which encodes MPATPAVPDGKRPTLADLATRAGVSTALASIVMRGAKGASAATRERVLEAAREIGYRPDARARLLRSHRSHLLGVQFGLQHPFHADLVEGIYATAEPAGYQIALSAVSAGRGEQRAVETLLDDRCEALILLGPQAPASRLTELAGQLPVVSVARHLRPPVPGLEVVRTADDKGARQAVDHLVALGHRAIAHIDGGKAPGAADRRRGYRTAMSRHGLTEHIRVVPGGLTEAEGAEAAQVLAASHPRPTAVLAFNDRCATGVLDVFLRSGIPVPGAISVVGFDDSHLARLAHIDLTTVGQDIPRLAHLAVDRAIARLDGRDTGTGEQVVAPHLVVRGTTAPPSTAPAT